A segment of the Streptomyces sp. NBC_01235 genome:
CAGCGAGGACATCGACACCGCCCGCTTCACCTCCCGCGAGTGGGCCGAACGCGAGATGCGGCAGGTCTGGCGGCGCGTCTGGCAGTTCGCCTGCCTGGAGAGCGAGATTCCCGAGGTCGGCGACCACGAGGTCTACGAGATCGGCGACGACTCCCTCATCGTCGTCCGCACCGCCCCCGGCGAGATCCGCGCCTTCGTCAACGTCTGCCTGCACCGCGGACGCAAACTGCGCACCGGTGGCGGCAACGTCAGCGAGTTCCGCTGCTCCTTCCACGGCTTCGCCTGGAACCTCGACGGCACGATGCGGACCCCGCCCTGCGCCTGGGACTTCCCGCACGTCACCCCGGAGAAGTTCGCCCTTCCCGAGGCCCAGGTGGCCACCTGGCGCGGCTTCGTCTTCATCAACATGGACCCGTACGCCGAATCCTTCGACAACTACCGAGGCACCTTCGACGACTACTACATCTGGCCGCTGGAGAACCGCTACAAGTCGCTGCACATCGGCAAGGTGCTGCCCTGCAACTGGAAGATCGCACAGGACGCGTTCATCGAGTCCTTCCATGTGATCGCCACACACCCGCAGATGCTGCCGTGGCTCGCCGACGCCAACTCGCAGTACGACGTCATGGCGGATCAGCCGAACTGGAACCGGATGATCAACATCCAGGGCGCGCCCAGCCCGCACGTGGCGGACTCCGTCACGGAGGAGGACGTCCTGGAGACCTTCTACGACTCACGCGCGTTCTATGCCGCCGCCCAGGGCCGTGACCTGGTGATGCAGGAGGGCGACGAACTGCCGGCGATCCCGCCCGGCGGCACCGCCCGTCAGGTCCTGGCCGCGCGGATGCGCGAGCAACTGGAGGCCACCTCGCACCAGGACTTCTCGCGGACCCCCGACACCGAACTGCTGGAC
Coding sequences within it:
- a CDS encoding aromatic ring-hydroxylating oxygenase subunit alpha, whose product is MMDETSELGTARCPGPSVQDYLDQDSRPVPPALRYERNDFLGSEDIDTARFTSREWAEREMRQVWRRVWQFACLESEIPEVGDHEVYEIGDDSLIVVRTAPGEIRAFVNVCLHRGRKLRTGGGNVSEFRCSFHGFAWNLDGTMRTPPCAWDFPHVTPEKFALPEAQVATWRGFVFINMDPYAESFDNYRGTFDDYYIWPLENRYKSLHIGKVLPCNWKIAQDAFIESFHVIATHPQMLPWLADANSQYDVMADQPNWNRMINIQGAPSPHVADSVTEEDVLETFYDSRAFYAAAQGRDLVMQEGDELPAIPPGGTARQVLAARMREQLEATSHQDFSRTPDTELLDAINYLLFPNFNPWGGAKSNIVYRFRPHGLDPDSCTAEIIFMSSPKQPGEIPPPAKIRWVPEDMLFADIPELGVLGPVFDQDCENLPYVQQGLKAMRKPGITLANYQESRIRHFNRTLDQWMDK